The following are from one region of the Lynx canadensis isolate LIC74 chromosome D4, mLynCan4.pri.v2, whole genome shotgun sequence genome:
- the LOC116738423 gene encoding LOW QUALITY PROTEIN: F-box/WD repeat-containing protein 2-like (The sequence of the model RefSeq protein was modified relative to this genomic sequence to represent the inferred CDS: inserted 1 base in 1 codon; deleted 2 bases in 1 codon) yields MERKDFETWLDNISVTFLSLTDLQKNGTLDHLISLSGAVQLRHLSRLKRDLLKLLHLELSFXLKWLDPQTLLTCCLVSKQWNKVISACTEVWQTACKNLGWQIDDSAQDALHWKKVYLKAILRMKQLEDHETFETSSLIGHSARVYALTTKMDFSVQVVLHKCKVKSLLHSPGDYILLSVDKYEIKIWPTGREINCKCLKTLSVSEERSICLQPRLHFDGKYIVCSSALGLYQWDFASYDILRVIKTPEIANLALLGFGDIFALLFDNRYLYIMDLRTESLISRWPLPEYRKSKRGSSFLAGEATWLNGLDGHNDMGLVFATSMPDHSIHLVLWKEHG; encoded by the exons ATGGAGAGAAAGGACTTTGAGACATGGCTTGATAACATTTctgttacatttctttctctgacggacttgcag aaaaatggaactctGGATCACCTGATTAGTCTGAGTGGGGCAGTCCAGCTCAGGCATCTCTCCAGGCTCAAGCGGGACTTGCTCAAACTCCTTCACCTGGAGCTCAGTT TGTTAAAATGGCTGGATCCCCAGACTTTACTCACATGCTGCCTTGTCTCTAAACAGTGGAATAAGGTGATAAGTGCCTGTACAGAGGTGTGGCAGACTGCATGTAAAAATTTGGGCTGGCAGATAGATGATTCTGCTCAGGACGCTTTGCACtggaagaaggtttatttgaaggCTATTTTGAGAATGAAGCAACTGGAGGACCATGAAACCTTTGAGACCTCATCATTAATTGGACACAGTGCCAGAGTGTATGCACTTACTACAAAGATGGACTTCTCTGTACAGGTAGTTTTGCACAAGTGCAAAGTCAAGTCTCTTTTGCACAGCCCTGGAGACTACATACTCTTAAGTGTGGACAAATATGAGATCAAGATTTGGCCGACTGGGAGAGAAATTAACTGCAAATGCTTGAAGACATTGTCTGTCTCTGAGGAAAGGAGTATCTGCCTGCAGCCAAGACTTCATTTTGATGGCAAATACATTGTCTGTAGTTCCGCGCTGGGTCTCTACCAGTGGGACTTTGCTAGTTACGATATTCTCAGGGTCATCAAGACTCCTGAGATAGCAAACTTGGCCTTGCTTGGCTTTGGAGATATTTTTGCCCTGCTGTTTGACAACCGCTACCTGTATATCATGGACTTGAGGACAGAGAGCCTGATTAGCCGCTGGCCTCTGCCAGAGTACAGGAAATCAAAGAGAGGCTCAAGCTTCCTGGCGGGTGAAGCAACCTGGCTCAATGGACTGGATGGGCACAATGACATGGGCTTGGTCTTTGCCACCAGCATGCCTGACCACAGTATTCACCTGGTGTTGTGGAAGGAGCACGGCTGA